The following coding sequences are from one Megamonas funiformis window:
- a CDS encoding alpha/beta hydrolase, whose amino-acid sequence MVNREQIGAIGICGSGGFALSATQMDTRIKAVATASMYDMTVASRLGMDKETVQATKEKLSKQRWIDAQNGYPEYIPYFPDKPLEKVPEDLTEPTAEWFRFYALKRGHHINALGGFTTTSNLAFMNYHLLDYLDEISPRPILFIVGDRAHSKFFSEEAFNKASEPKELYVVDDAEHIDLYDKIDKIPFDKLELFFKNNLK is encoded by the coding sequence TTGGTAAACCGTGAGCAAATTGGAGCTATCGGCATTTGTGGTTCTGGTGGTTTCGCTTTATCTGCAACACAGATGGATACACGTATAAAAGCTGTAGCTACAGCTTCAATGTATGATATGACTGTAGCTTCTCGCTTAGGCATGGATAAAGAAACTGTTCAAGCTACTAAAGAAAAATTATCTAAACAAAGATGGATTGATGCTCAAAATGGCTATCCTGAATACATTCCATATTTTCCAGATAAACCACTTGAAAAAGTTCCTGAAGATTTAACAGAACCAACAGCTGAATGGTTCCGTTTTTACGCTTTAAAAAGAGGACATCATATCAATGCTTTAGGTGGCTTTACTACAACTAGTAATCTTGCTTTTATGAATTATCATTTACTTGATTATCTTGATGAAATTTCTCCTCGTCCAATATTATTTATTGTTGGCGATAGAGCTCATTCTAAATTTTTCAGTGAAGAAGCATTTAATAAAGCCTCTGAACCTAAAGAATTATATGTTGTAGATGATGCTGAACACATTGATTTATATGACAAAATTGATAAAATACCATTTGATAAATTAGAATTATTCTTCAAAAATAACCTTAAATAA
- the tnpA gene encoding IS200/IS605 family transposase, translated as MKYKSNNNIVYSCKYHVVFCPKYRRKVLNNGVDERLKELINNICQELHVDLIEMEVMPDHVHLLLEVDPQFGIHKVVKRIKGISSRILREEFSWLKSRLPTLWTNSYFVSTVGGAPISIIKQYIESQKRSE; from the coding sequence ATGAAATATAAATCAAATAATAATATAGTATATTCTTGTAAATATCATGTAGTATTTTGTCCTAAATATCGTAGAAAAGTGTTGAACAATGGTGTTGATGAACGATTAAAGGAGTTGATTAATAATATTTGTCAGGAGCTTCACGTCGATTTAATCGAGATGGAAGTAATGCCAGACCATGTTCATTTGCTTTTAGAAGTTGATCCACAATTTGGTATACATAAAGTTGTTAAACGAATAAAAGGAATATCTTCAAGAATACTTCGAGAAGAATTTTCATGGTTAAAATCAAGGCTACCAACATTGTGGACGAATTCATATTTTGTATCTACAGTTGGTGGAGCACCAATATCAATTATTAAACAGTATATAGAAAGTCAAAAGCGTTCAGAATAA
- a CDS encoding RNA-guided endonuclease InsQ/TnpB family protein, whose product MKTYCFKLYKAKRNKKLHKVINIAGIIYNHCIALHKRYYRLFKKSLNIYKLQKYLTKLKKIGKFSYFKEVGSQAIQDITQRIDRDYKLFFRNLKHKIRTAPPSFKKIRKYKSFTLKQAGWKLLKGNIIEINKQKYKYFKSRDIEGIVKTITIKRDTLGDIYLYFVCETKENKVLARTGKSVGYDFGLKQFLTASDNEDIKAPLFFKQNANDIKKANRILSRKKKTSNHRRLAKIALARLHKKISNQRKDFHFKLANKICSEYALICIEDLNIKGMQNVGVEKYLTMDLVNL is encoded by the coding sequence GTGAAGACATATTGTTTTAAATTGTATAAGGCAAAAAGGAATAAAAAACTTCATAAAGTTATTAATATAGCTGGAATTATCTACAATCACTGTATTGCTTTGCATAAAAGATATTATCGTTTATTTAAAAAATCTCTTAATATCTATAAGCTTCAAAAATATTTAACTAAACTTAAGAAAATAGGTAAATTTAGCTATTTTAAAGAAGTAGGTTCGCAAGCTATTCAAGATATAACTCAAAGAATAGACCGTGATTATAAATTGTTTTTTAGAAATTTAAAACATAAAATTCGTACAGCACCACCATCTTTTAAAAAGATACGAAAATATAAATCATTCACGCTCAAACAAGCTGGTTGGAAGCTTTTAAAGGGTAATATTATAGAAATTAATAAACAAAAATACAAATATTTTAAAAGTAGAGATATTGAAGGAATAGTTAAAACAATAACAATTAAACGTGATACTTTAGGTGATATATATCTTTATTTTGTTTGTGAAACTAAGGAGAATAAAGTTTTAGCAAGAACAGGTAAAAGCGTCGGCTATGACTTTGGACTTAAACAGTTTTTAACTGCATCGGATAATGAAGATATAAAAGCACCTTTATTTTTTAAACAAAATGCTAATGATATAAAAAAGGCTAATAGAATATTATCTAGAAAAAAGAAGACTTCTAATCATCGTAGATTAGCAAAAATAGCTCTTGCCAGATTGCATAAGAAAATATCTAATCAACGTAAAGATTTTCATTTTAAATTAGCAAATAAAATTTGTAGTGAATATGCTTTAATCTGCATAGAAGATTTGAATATAAAAGGAATGCAAAACGTTGGGGTAGAAAAATATCTGACTATGGATTTAGTGAATTTATAA
- a CDS encoding zinc ribbon domain-containing protein: protein MQKIDRYYPSSQICHVCGTKNPETKNLAVREWICAKCKTSHDRDRNAAINIWKVGASTFFGEI, encoded by the coding sequence GTGCAAAAGATAGATAGATACTATCCAAGTTCGCAAATTTGCCATGTTTGTGGTACAAAAAATCCTGAAACTAAAAATTTGGCAGTTCGTGAGTGGATTTGCGCAAAGTGCAAAACCAGCCACGATAGAGATAGAAATGCTGCTATAAATATATGGAAGGTTGGGGCATCAACCTTCTTTGGAGAGATATAG